One Mycolicibacterium fortuitum subsp. fortuitum genomic window carries:
- a CDS encoding Hsp70 family protein, with amino-acid sequence MRDCLGLSVGATNLVAIADHAPLVRRAVLTVSAHHGPVVGAPSSPDGGLVFSDFVGRVGDPVPLIAADGSTHHAERLLAGAVEALTRETSPARRPDVSVLAVPAHWNAGALAAVRGALPGVRVVPDSVAALTAIQAYPGLPARGVIALCDFGGSGTSLTLADAGAGYATIGQTVRHPDFSGDLIDQELLRHVLSNLDAEPAGTAAVAALGQLREQCRAAKERLSDEGATSLNGPAGAIRLTRAELDAVVDQPLGGVIEALLDLMRRNGIHPAQLAALVTIGGGARIPLVTQRLSEAFRMPVTTVPQAQVIAAVGAALLGRRGADDTATQVASAPAPGPVSQTGTVAASALAWSVEDSVAEVAEFIPASVTDDSARPEFVFSEPPVAPAPPRIAWYRRGGVVTYAAVFLAVVGTVGMVLSARADRLDAAATGSSLLAPQNVPAESPLAQDAPAPPTRTVVVRDPSWPGPGASAAPRQAAAPWLVQSRQSAPLAPAPQRVAPAPRAPQPRPAAPAPAPVPVPVPVPAAIPVPPLAFPPVTLPQLPVPTFKPPVSEPSPTPTPSPTPTPTQAPSPTPTASPEPTHTPEPTPEPTTEPTQAPAPTPEPTAAPQPTKAPEPTQAPTPTSAAPTP; translated from the coding sequence ATGCGTGATTGCCTGGGGTTGTCCGTGGGGGCGACCAATCTGGTGGCGATCGCCGATCATGCGCCGCTGGTGCGGCGGGCGGTGCTCACCGTGTCCGCGCACCACGGACCCGTGGTCGGCGCGCCGTCGTCGCCCGATGGCGGACTGGTGTTCAGCGATTTCGTGGGGCGGGTCGGCGACCCGGTGCCGCTGATCGCGGCCGACGGTTCGACGCACCATGCCGAGCGGTTGTTGGCCGGCGCGGTCGAGGCGCTGACGCGCGAGACGAGCCCGGCCCGCCGCCCCGACGTCTCGGTGCTCGCGGTACCTGCGCATTGGAATGCGGGCGCCCTGGCAGCTGTGCGCGGCGCGTTGCCCGGCGTCAGGGTGGTTCCCGATTCGGTCGCGGCGCTGACGGCCATCCAGGCTTATCCGGGATTGCCCGCACGCGGCGTCATCGCCCTCTGCGACTTCGGTGGATCTGGCACCAGCCTGACACTAGCCGATGCCGGCGCGGGCTACGCCACCATCGGTCAGACGGTGCGCCACCCCGACTTCTCCGGCGATCTGATCGACCAGGAATTGCTGCGACACGTGCTGAGCAATCTGGATGCCGAACCCGCAGGCACCGCAGCGGTCGCCGCTCTCGGCCAGCTGCGTGAACAGTGCCGCGCCGCCAAGGAACGGCTGAGCGATGAGGGCGCGACGAGTCTGAACGGGCCCGCCGGCGCGATCAGGCTGACCCGTGCCGAACTGGACGCGGTGGTGGACCAGCCGCTCGGGGGTGTGATCGAGGCGTTGCTGGACCTGATGCGCCGCAACGGGATTCACCCAGCACAGCTGGCTGCGCTGGTCACGATCGGCGGCGGAGCCCGGATACCGCTTGTCACTCAGCGACTTTCCGAAGCTTTCCGCATGCCGGTCACGACCGTTCCTCAGGCACAGGTGATCGCAGCTGTCGGGGCCGCGCTGCTGGGACGTCGCGGGGCCGACGACACCGCAACGCAGGTGGCATCTGCGCCTGCTCCCGGTCCCGTCTCGCAGACCGGGACTGTCGCAGCATCTGCACTGGCCTGGTCGGTCGAAGACTCGGTGGCCGAAGTCGCCGAGTTCATCCCCGCATCGGTGACCGACGATTCGGCCCGGCCCGAATTCGTTTTCTCCGAGCCGCCCGTGGCGCCCGCTCCGCCGCGGATCGCCTGGTACCGGCGCGGCGGTGTCGTGACCTACGCGGCGGTGTTCCTCGCCGTCGTCGGCACCGTCGGGATGGTGTTGTCGGCGCGGGCCGACCGCCTCGACGCCGCCGCGACCGGGTCAAGCCTTCTGGCGCCGCAGAATGTCCCGGCCGAGTCGCCGCTGGCCCAAGACGCGCCTGCGCCACCGACCAGAACCGTGGTGGTCCGCGATCCGTCCTGGCCGGGTCCCGGCGCATCCGCTGCTCCGCGGCAAGCGGCCGCGCCATGGTTGGTGCAGAGTCGCCAGAGCGCACCGCTTGCCCCCGCCCCGCAACGGGTGGCTCCCGCACCGCGGGCTCCTCAGCCTCGACCGGCCGCCCCCGCACCCGCTCCGGTGCCTGTCCCTGTCCCCGTGCCTGCTGCGATCCCGGTGCCGCCGTTGGCTTTTCCGCCTGTGACGCTCCCGCAGTTGCCGGTGCCGACGTTCAAGCCGCCGGTGTCTGAGCCGTCACCTACGCCCACGCCCAGCCCTACGCCTACGCCTACGCAGGCGCCGAGTCCGACTCCCACGGCTTCGCCGGAGCCCACGCATACGCCGGAGCCCACTCCGGAGCCGACTACGGAGCCGACGCAGGCGCCCGCGCCAACTCCGGAGCCCACTGCGGCGCCACAGCCCACCAAGGCGCCGGAGCCTACGCAGGCGCCGACACCTACTTCAGCGGCGCCGACACCCTGA
- a CDS encoding type IV toxin-antitoxin system AbiEi family antitoxin domain-containing protein, with the protein MDVDELLRRQDGVISRSQALDGGLRDHEIRRLLRRNEWARVHTGVYVQHTGPLTWSQRAWAAVLYAAPAALCLDSALGADALPIHVAVAQHRAILAEPAGVRIHHLVNLHERVLWNVSPPRMRYDEAAIDVACRAVSELDAIAVLANACQSRRTTADRLLRVLDSRARVRRRRWLRGVLVDIADGTCSVLEHGYLVRVERPHGLPKAARQKRAKSSVGVCYRDAEYSERLIVELDGRVHHDSTPRRDADFERDLDAAADGRSTVRLSYGQVFDRPCQTAGKIAQVLQQHGIAVAGHPCGPRCEFDRLDRAA; encoded by the coding sequence GTGGACGTTGACGAGCTTCTTCGCCGACAGGACGGCGTGATCTCCCGCAGCCAGGCGCTGGATGGCGGGCTGCGGGACCACGAGATTCGGCGGTTGCTCAGGCGTAACGAGTGGGCGCGGGTGCACACGGGCGTGTACGTCCAGCACACCGGACCATTGACGTGGTCGCAACGCGCCTGGGCCGCAGTGCTTTACGCGGCCCCGGCAGCGCTGTGCCTCGATTCCGCCCTCGGAGCCGACGCGTTGCCCATCCATGTCGCCGTCGCACAACACCGCGCGATATTGGCTGAGCCGGCAGGAGTTCGCATTCACCATCTGGTGAACCTCCACGAGCGAGTCCTGTGGAACGTCAGCCCACCGCGGATGCGTTACGACGAAGCCGCGATCGACGTCGCATGCCGCGCCGTGTCCGAACTCGATGCCATTGCAGTCCTGGCCAACGCCTGCCAGTCGCGGCGAACCACCGCAGATCGGCTGCTCCGAGTGCTCGATTCACGGGCTCGAGTCCGTCGTCGCCGGTGGTTACGCGGGGTGCTGGTCGATATCGCCGACGGCACCTGCTCGGTCCTTGAGCACGGCTATCTCGTTCGCGTCGAGCGTCCGCATGGTCTGCCCAAGGCCGCGCGACAGAAGCGGGCCAAGTCCTCCGTCGGCGTCTGCTACCGCGATGCCGAGTACAGCGAACGGCTCATCGTCGAGCTCGACGGCCGCGTGCACCATGATTCGACGCCCCGGCGCGATGCGGATTTCGAACGGGATCTCGACGCCGCCGCCGATGGCCGTTCCACTGTCAGGCTCTCCTACGGGCAGGTCTTCGACCGGCCCTGTCAGACCGCAGGCAAGATCGCTCAGGTGCTGCAGCAGCACGGGATCGCGGTGGCCGGCCACCCATGCGGGCCTCGCTGTGAGTTCGATCGACTCGACCGCGCCGCCTAG
- a CDS encoding IS3 family transposase (programmed frameshift) yields MARPYPREFRDDVVRVARDRDDGVTIEQIATDFGVHPVTLHKWMRQADIDEGAKPGKRTGESAELRDARRRIKLLEQENEVLRRAAAYLSQANLPKRLYPLVSELAADGIPVAVTCRVLKLARQPYYRWRANPITDAEVIEAYRANALFDAHKDDPEFGYRYLVEEASDAGEPMAQRTGWRICSQNRWWSVFGKKRGKNGKVGPPVHDDLVERDFTAGGPNQLWLSDITEHRTDEGKLYLCAIKDVFSNRIVGYSIDSRMKSRLAAAALSSAVARRGDVAGCILHSDRGSQFRSRKFVHALGHHEMVGSMGRVGAAGDNAAMESFFALLQKNVLDRRRWSTREELRIAIVTWIERTYHRRRRQAGLGRLTPIEFEAIMTAPASQAA; encoded by the exons ATGGCAAGGCCCTACCCTCGCGAGTTCCGTGACGATGTCGTCCGGGTCGCCCGCGACCGCGATGACGGGGTGACGATCGAGCAGATCGCCACTGATTTCGGTGTGCACCCGGTGACGCTGCACAAGTGGATGCGCCAAGCCGATATCGACGAGGGCGCCAAGCCGGGCAAGCGCACTGGCGAGTCCGCTGAGCTGCGGGATGCGCGGCGTCGGATCAAGCTGCTCGAGCAGGAGAATGAAGTGCTGCGCCGGGCTGCGGCCTATCTGTCACAGGCCAACCTTCCG AAAAGGCTCTACCCGCTCGTAAGTGAGCTCGCCGCCGATGGGATCCCCGTCGCGGTGACGTGCCGGGTACTCAAGCTCGCCCGCCAGCCTTACTACCGCTGGCGGGCCAATCCCATCACCGACGCTGAGGTCATCGAGGCGTATCGCGCCAATGCCCTGTTCGATGCTCACAAGGATGACCCGGAGTTCGGCTACCGCTACCTTGTCGAAGAGGCATCCGATGCCGGCGAGCCGATGGCGCAGCGCACTGGTTGGCGGATCTGCTCGCAGAACCGGTGGTGGAGCGTGTTCGGCAAGAAGCGCGGCAAGAACGGCAAAGTGGGCCCGCCGGTGCACGATGATCTTGTCGAGCGCGACTTCACCGCTGGTGGTCCAAATCAGCTGTGGCTCAGCGATATCACCGAGCATCGCACCGATGAGGGCAAGCTCTATCTTTGTGCGATCAAGGACGTGTTCTCCAACCGCATCGTCGGGTACTCGATCGACTCTCGAATGAAGTCCCGGCTGGCCGCTGCAGCGCTCAGTAGCGCGGTGGCACGCCGCGGTGATGTGGCCGGTTGCATTCTGCACTCTGATCGCGGATCTCAGTTCAGGTCAAGGAAATTCGTGCACGCGCTCGGCCATCACGAGATGGTTGGATCGATGGGCCGTGTCGGAGCGGCCGGCGACAATGCAGCCATGGAGAGCTTCTTCGCGCTGCTCCAGAAGAACGTGCTCGATCGCCGCCGGTGGAGCACACGAGAAGAGTTGAGGATCGCGATCGTCACCTGGATCGAACGGACCTACCATCGCCGCCGACGCCAAGCCGGACTCGGGCGGTTGACCCCGATCGAATTCGAAGCGATTATGACCGCACCGGCCAGTCAGGCCGCGTGA
- a CDS encoding helix-turn-helix domain-containing protein: MDIRAATALAGQVQNVAGFCREQGISRTTFYKFRRRFLDEGLAGLQEHSRRPLTFPGQTSAEVEEVVLRKRKQLLEAGADYGPQSIVWALQREGLGLLHDQVTVSVTRPDWPVRS; encoded by the coding sequence ATGGATATTCGTGCCGCGACGGCGCTGGCCGGGCAGGTGCAGAACGTGGCGGGATTCTGCCGCGAACAGGGGATCAGTCGCACGACGTTCTACAAGTTCCGGCGGCGGTTCCTCGACGAGGGTTTGGCCGGGCTGCAGGAGCACTCACGGCGACCGCTGACGTTTCCGGGCCAGACCAGCGCCGAAGTCGAAGAGGTGGTCCTGCGGAAGCGCAAACAGCTGCTCGAAGCCGGTGCCGACTACGGGCCCCAGTCGATCGTATGGGCCTTGCAGCGAGAGGGATTGGGTCTGCTGCACGATCAGGTGACAGTTTCGGTCACGCGGCCTGACTGGCCGGTGCGGTCATAA
- a CDS encoding integrase core domain-containing protein: MPSRASVWRILTRHGVIVAQPQKRPKSATKRFTFRRPNECWQSDWTGWALADGAPAAIAGSLDDHSRYLVGLRAGPGDGTNELVWSVMVAGMAECGVPAMSLADNGFVYTGKWRGFECSFEANLRALGTVTINSRPFHPQTCGKIERLWQTLKKWLRARPAPATIAELNDLLDQFREFYNHQRPHRALHGATPAEAFAATAKARPADRTLAAPVLVTRHTVTKHGSLFVAPYQVHVGVCWAGHLCDSVRDGEHIAIFSGAVLVRELTANPRKIYQPGDKRIRTRRTPAPKPAP, from the coding sequence GTGCCTTCCCGCGCGTCGGTGTGGCGGATCCTGACCCGCCACGGGGTGATCGTCGCGCAACCGCAGAAGCGGCCGAAATCGGCCACCAAGCGCTTCACCTTCCGTCGCCCGAACGAGTGCTGGCAATCCGATTGGACCGGATGGGCACTGGCCGACGGGGCCCCGGCAGCAATCGCCGGCTCCCTCGACGACCACTCTCGTTATCTGGTCGGGCTACGGGCCGGCCCCGGTGATGGCACCAATGAGTTGGTGTGGTCGGTGATGGTGGCCGGGATGGCCGAATGTGGTGTTCCGGCAATGTCATTGGCCGACAACGGATTTGTCTACACCGGAAAATGGCGCGGGTTCGAATGTTCGTTTGAGGCCAACCTGCGGGCCCTGGGCACCGTCACGATCAACTCGCGCCCATTTCATCCGCAGACCTGCGGCAAGATCGAACGGCTATGGCAGACGCTCAAGAAGTGGCTGCGGGCCCGGCCCGCCCCGGCCACCATCGCCGAGCTCAACGATCTCCTCGACCAGTTCCGTGAGTTCTACAACCACCAACGGCCGCATCGCGCCTTGCACGGAGCCACTCCCGCCGAGGCGTTCGCCGCCACCGCCAAGGCCCGCCCCGCCGATCGAACCCTGGCCGCGCCGGTGCTGGTCACCCGCCACACCGTCACCAAGCACGGATCCCTGTTCGTTGCGCCCTACCAGGTCCACGTCGGCGTGTGCTGGGCCGGCCACCTGTGCGACAGCGTCCGCGACGGCGAGCACATTGCCATCTTCAGCGGCGCCGTTCTGGTGCGGGAGCTCACCGCCAACCCGCGCAAGATCTATCAACCTGGCGACAAACGCATACGAACCCGCCGCACACCCGCACCCAAACCGGCACCATGA
- a CDS encoding LLM class F420-dependent oxidoreductase: protein MDFRVFVEPQQGATYSDQLAVARAAEALGYSAFFRSDHYLAMSGDGLPGPTDSWVTLAGIARETSTIRLGTMVTSATFRYPGPLAISVAQVDEMSGGRVELGLGAGWFEEEHQAYAIPFPPLGERFDRLEEQLRILTGMWKTPVGQTFDFSGKHYTVVDSPALPKPTQSDLPIIIGGQGAKRTPALAAEFASEFNVPFVPLDTLKTQFTRVADAVAAAGRSTDSMAYSAAFVLCAGSDEAQIAARAAAINREVEELRSNSPLVGTPAEIVDKLGPFREAGVQRVYLQMLDQSDLDHLELFAGEVIRQLS from the coding sequence GTGGATTTCCGTGTGTTCGTCGAACCCCAGCAAGGTGCTACCTACTCCGATCAGCTCGCGGTGGCCCGCGCCGCCGAAGCGCTCGGCTACTCCGCCTTCTTCAGATCGGACCACTACCTGGCGATGAGCGGCGACGGCCTGCCCGGGCCCACCGACTCCTGGGTGACCCTGGCCGGCATCGCGCGCGAAACTTCGACGATCCGACTGGGCACCATGGTCACCTCGGCCACCTTCCGCTACCCGGGTCCGCTGGCCATATCGGTGGCTCAGGTCGACGAAATGAGCGGCGGCCGCGTGGAATTGGGGCTCGGCGCAGGCTGGTTCGAAGAAGAGCACCAGGCTTACGCCATCCCGTTCCCACCCCTCGGCGAGCGATTCGACCGGCTCGAAGAGCAACTGCGCATCCTCACCGGAATGTGGAAGACACCGGTTGGCCAGACCTTCGACTTCTCCGGCAAGCACTACACCGTCGTCGACTCCCCGGCGCTACCCAAGCCGACGCAGTCGGATCTGCCGATCATCATCGGGGGCCAGGGCGCCAAGCGGACACCTGCGCTGGCCGCCGAGTTCGCCTCGGAGTTCAACGTGCCGTTCGTGCCGCTGGACACTCTGAAGACGCAGTTCACCCGGGTAGCCGACGCAGTGGCCGCGGCAGGCCGCTCGACCGACTCCATGGCCTATTCGGCAGCCTTCGTGCTCTGCGCGGGCAGCGACGAAGCGCAGATCGCCGCGCGGGCCGCAGCCATCAACCGCGAGGTGGAGGAACTGCGCAGCAACTCGCCGTTGGTCGGCACTCCTGCCGAGATCGTCGACAAGCTCGGCCCGTTCCGTGAGGCGGGCGTGCAGCGGGTTTACCTGCAAATGCTCGACCAATCCGATCTGGATCATCTGGAGCTTTTCGCGGGTGAAGTCATCCGTCAGCTGAGCTGA